The proteins below come from a single Malus sylvestris chromosome 3, drMalSylv7.2, whole genome shotgun sequence genomic window:
- the LOC126615256 gene encoding topless-related protein 4-like isoform X2: protein MTRHHQHGRWQARIGRGTQAEAAEAYDIAAIKCPRTTPTSNPTMDYQTADSEHVLKRSRPFEITDEANNLPVNMLPVAYPNQSHGQSSYSSNDLPKSVVMTLRPGSTVKSMDFHPMQQILLLVGTNMGDVMLYELPSHEKDCY from the exons ATGACAAG ACATCACCAGCATGGGAGATGGCAAGCTAGGATTGGCCGAG GCACCCAAGCGGAAGCCGCAGAAGCTTATGACATAGCTGCAATCAAGTGCCCTAGGACGACTCCAACCAGTAACCCAACTATGGACTATCAAACAGCTGATTCTGAGCACGTTCTGAAGAGATCAAGACCTTTCGAGATAACAGATGAG GCCAATAATCTGCCAGTAAATATGTTGCCTGTTGCGTATCCTAATCAGAGCCATGGTCAGAGTTCCTACTCTTCTAATGACTTGCCCAAGTCTGTTGTTATGACTTTACGTCCAGGTTCAACTGTCAAGAGTATGGATTTCCACCCAATGCAACAAATTTTACTTCTTG TTGGAACAAACATGGGCGATGTCATGCTATATGAGCTACCAAGCCATGAAAAAGATTGCTATTAA
- the LOC126615256 gene encoding topless-related protein 4-like isoform X1 produces the protein MTRHHQHGRWQARIGRGTGNKHLYLGTFGTQAEAAEAYDIAAIKCPRTTPTSNPTMDYQTADSEHVLKRSRPFEITDEANNLPVNMLPVAYPNQSHGQSSYSSNDLPKSVVMTLRPGSTVKSMDFHPMQQILLLVGTNMGDVMLYELPSHEKDCY, from the exons ATGACAAG ACATCACCAGCATGGGAGATGGCAAGCTAGGATTGGCCGAGGTACTGGGAACAAGCATCTTTATCTTGGAACTTTTG GCACCCAAGCGGAAGCCGCAGAAGCTTATGACATAGCTGCAATCAAGTGCCCTAGGACGACTCCAACCAGTAACCCAACTATGGACTATCAAACAGCTGATTCTGAGCACGTTCTGAAGAGATCAAGACCTTTCGAGATAACAGATGAG GCCAATAATCTGCCAGTAAATATGTTGCCTGTTGCGTATCCTAATCAGAGCCATGGTCAGAGTTCCTACTCTTCTAATGACTTGCCCAAGTCTGTTGTTATGACTTTACGTCCAGGTTCAACTGTCAAGAGTATGGATTTCCACCCAATGCAACAAATTTTACTTCTTG TTGGAACAAACATGGGCGATGTCATGCTATATGAGCTACCAAGCCATGAAAAAGATTGCTATTAA
- the LOC126615245 gene encoding uncharacterized protein LOC126615245 yields the protein MGTDEEKHDHDQKSCQGQGEVVVPLHKVEDSVGVAEEAPQVHPWKRQNLHLEIPTRTSEDCVKDFVAIKMPPTPSPTPRKVNFLLTPGSVDGRMSDSPVPSSAKGKSSIKSIFPKLSFKYRSSADAEKASNLAAEGSSTGAREKASISRSLSLTKLFTPRMKTTSSLPVTPIALAHREYAHGGSVGGSLYSIRKESRRQIARSLSVPVNHKEMNLKMMDSFFRVIPSTPRVKEGDGVSISSPTVDADDDNGEDIPEKEAVCRICLVELCEGGETLKMECSCKGELALAHQECAIKWFSIKGNKTCDVCKQEVQNLPVTLLRIQSVRARNAGASLYEQEDANGFRVWQEVPVLVIVSMLAYFCFLEQLLVEKMGTGAIAISLPFSCVLGLLSSVTSSTMVKRRFVWVYASVQFALVVLFAHIFYSLVRVQAVLCILLATFAGLGVAISGSSIIVEFLRWRRRWQTASGQRQMS from the exons ATGGGAACTGACGAAGAAAAGCATGATCATGATCAAAAATCATGCCAAGGGCAAGGAGAAGTTGTTGTGCCACTTCACAAG GTTGAAGATTCAGTAGGAGTAGCTGAAGAAGCACCCCAAGTTCATCCATGGAAGCGACAAAATCTCCACCTGGAGATACCCACGAGAACATCCGAAGATTGTGTCAAGGATTTTGTTGCAATAAAGATGCCTCCAACACCAAGTCCTACTCCTAGGAAAGTGAATTTTCTTTTGACACCTGGTTCTGTAGACGGAAGAATGAGTGATTCGCCAGTGCCCTCTTCAGCAAAAGGAAAATCATCTATAAAATCTATTTTTCCAAAACTAAGCTTCAAGTATCGAAGTTCTGCTGATGCCGAGAAGGCGTCCAACCTAGCTGCAGAAGGTTCGTCTACAGGAGCTCGGGAGAAAGCTTCCATCTCAAGGTCACTGTCTCTCACAAAACTATTCACGCCGAGGATGAAGACAACATCATCGCTACCTGTAACTCCAATTGCACTTGCACACCGAGAATATGCACATGGCGGAAGTGTTGGTGGCTCTCTGTATTCAATT AGGAAAGAATCCCGAAGACAGATAGCTCGCTCACTTTCAGTCCCAGTCAACCATAAAGAAATGAACTTAAAGATGATGGATTCATTTTTCCGTGTAATTCCTTCAACTCCTCGAGTCAAGGAAGGGGATGGTGTATCGATTAGTTCCCCAACAGTAGATGCTG ATGATGATAATGGTGAAGACATACCGGAGAAAGAGGCCGTCTGTAGAATTTGTCTAGTGGAACTGTGTGAAGGGGGTGAGACCCTCAAAATGGAATGCAGTTGCAAAGGCGAACTTGCTCTGGCCCACCAAGAATGTGCTATTAAATGGTTTAGCATCAAAGGTAACAAGACGTGTGATGTTTGTAAGCAAGAGGTTCAAAACCTGCCTGTCACTCTATTACGAATTCAAAGTGTTCGAGCTCGAAATGCTGGAGCAAGTCTATATGAGCAGGAAGATGCTAATGGGTTCAG GGTTTGGCAGGAAGTGCCTGTGCTTGTCATTGTCAGCATGCTTGCCTACTTCTGTTTTCTTGAACAGCTCCTG GTGGAGAAGATGGGTACTGGAGCAATTGCCATCTCTCTTCCATTTTCTTGTGTACTGGGTCTTCTCTCATCCGTGACTTCATCAACCATGG TGAAAAGAAGATTTGTTTGGGTTTACGCATCGGTTCAGTTTGCTCTGGTCGTTCTATTTGCACATATATTTTACTCTTTG GTCCGCGTGCAAGCAGTTCTTTGTATTCTCCTCGCAACATTTGCTGGGTTGGGAGTCGCAATAAGTGGGAGTTCCATTATTGTCGAGTTCTTgagatggagaagaagatggCAAACTGCGTCTGGGCAACGCCAGATGTCCTAG
- the LOC126615252 gene encoding probable cysteine protease RD21B, whose product MGPYRSWPVVAVLLLMIFTVSSALNMSIISYDSNNHLGDSKSSGSWRIDDEVMSIYEGWLAEHGKAYNAFGEKERSFQIFKDNLRYIDEQNSKNLSYKLGLNRFADLSNEEYRNTYLGAKTRAQMKRVSNGNTKSDRYAPRVCDSLPDSVDWKKEGAVSQVKDQGSCGSCWAFSTISTVEGINKLVTGDLISLSEQELVDCDRTYNEGCNGGLMDYGFEFIINNGGINSEDDYTYKGYDATCDT is encoded by the coding sequence atgggGCCATACCGATCATGGCCTGTCGTGGCGGTCCTCCTCCTTATGATCTTCACCGTCTCATCGGCCCTCAACATGTCGATCATCTCCTACGACAGCAACAACCACCTCGGAGACAGTAAGTCGTCGGGCAGCTGGAGGATCGACGATGAGGTGATGTCGATATACGAGGGGTGGCTAGCGGAGCACGGAAAGGCATACAACGCTTTTGGAGAGAAGGAAAGAAGTTTCCAGATCTTCAAGGACAACCTTAGGTACATCGACGAACAAAACTCCAAGAACCTCAGCTACAAGCTCGGTCTGAACAGGTTCGCCGATCTGTCGAACGAGGAGTACCGGAACACTTACCTCGGCGCCAAGACCCGCGCGCAGATGAAGCGGGTGTCCAACGGAAACACCAAGAGCGACCGGTACGCGCCACGTGTTTGTGATTCGTTGCCCGACTCCGTTGATTGGAAGAAGGAGGGCGCGGTGAGTCAAGTCAAAGACCAAGGCAGCTGCGGGAGTTGTTGGGCATTCTCAACTATCTCCACTGTGGAAGGTATCAATAAGCTAGTCACCGGCGATCTCATCTCCCTATCTGAGCAGGAGCTGGTAGACTGCGATAGAACGTACAATGAAGGCTGCAATGGAGGTCTTATGGACTATGGCTTCGAGTTCATCATCAACAATGGCGGCATTAATAGCGAAGATGACTATACTTACAAAGGATATGATGCCACATGTGACACCTAA